The following are encoded in a window of Streptomyces sp. SAT1 genomic DNA:
- a CDS encoding DUF6643 family protein → MTSPRSTYGGGYYSASFPDTPIYDSLVAERGTPQIAPIRVPAPYDTGSHLPALPSALPALPAAPSQPAYGYPQAQQPAPLQQAPAAYIPQQAAAPRGYPGPQQQLPRPMVNGTGYEAMRPAAPRPAAAPYQDPYNNQQYRGY, encoded by the coding sequence ATGACCTCCCCCCGCTCCACTTATGGCGGCGGCTATTACTCCGCCTCCTTCCCGGACACCCCGATCTACGACTCCCTCGTCGCCGAGCGGGGCACCCCGCAGATCGCCCCGATCCGGGTCCCCGCGCCGTACGACACGGGAAGCCACCTGCCCGCGCTCCCCTCGGCGCTGCCCGCCCTGCCGGCAGCCCCGTCCCAGCCCGCCTACGGCTACCCGCAGGCGCAGCAGCCCGCCCCGCTCCAGCAGGCCCCCGCCGCCTACATCCCGCAGCAGGCCGCCGCCCCGCGCGGCTACCCGGGCCCGCAGCAGCAGCTGCCCCGCCCGATGGTCAACGGCACCGGCTACGAGGCGATGCGCCCCGCGGCCCCGCGGCCGGCCGCCGCGCCGTACCAGGACCCGTACAACA